A genomic segment from Streptomyces sp. NBC_00654 encodes:
- a CDS encoding amidohydrolase: MNQLKSRTDALAELSGEAALPGTLSEELRAELIAFRRDLHMHPELGNQEFRTTAAIKDRLEKAGLKPRVLSIGTGLMCDVGEWDGVTPMLALRADIDALPIPDTKAGVSYRSTVPERAHACGHDVHTTTVLGAGLVLAGLARQGLLPRAVRLIFQPAEEVLPGGATDAIEAGVLEGVGRIIGVHCDPKVDVGRIGLRAGAITSACDRLEVSMDGPGGHTARPHLTTDLVTAAARVATDVPALLARRTDARSGLAVTWGRLETGHACNVIPQHAELSGTVRCLDLDAWREAPDLVHTAIDEVAGMHRAKTVINYVRGVPPVVNDAETVALLDAAMTERRGSYAIEDTEQSLGGEDFSWYLEHVPGAMARLGVRTPGDTRGLDLHRGNFDVDEEAITVGVELFTAAALLDGNRS; the protein is encoded by the coding sequence GTGAACCAGTTGAAGTCCCGCACCGATGCCCTTGCCGAGCTGTCCGGGGAAGCCGCTCTGCCCGGCACGCTGTCCGAGGAGCTCCGCGCCGAGCTGATCGCGTTCCGTCGTGATCTGCACATGCACCCCGAGCTCGGCAACCAGGAGTTCCGTACCACCGCGGCCATCAAGGACCGGCTGGAGAAGGCCGGGCTGAAGCCGCGGGTGCTCTCCATCGGGACCGGGCTGATGTGTGACGTGGGGGAGTGGGACGGGGTGACGCCCATGCTGGCGTTGCGGGCCGACATCGACGCGCTGCCGATCCCGGACACCAAGGCGGGGGTCTCCTACCGGTCCACCGTGCCCGAGCGGGCGCACGCCTGCGGGCACGACGTGCACACCACCACCGTGCTGGGCGCCGGGCTCGTGCTGGCCGGGCTGGCGCGGCAGGGGCTGCTGCCCAGGGCCGTGCGGCTGATCTTCCAGCCCGCCGAGGAGGTGCTGCCCGGCGGCGCCACCGACGCGATCGAGGCCGGGGTGCTGGAGGGCGTCGGGCGGATCATCGGGGTGCACTGCGACCCGAAGGTGGACGTCGGGCGCATCGGGCTGCGGGCCGGGGCCATCACCTCCGCCTGCGACCGGCTGGAGGTGTCCATGGACGGGCCCGGCGGGCACACCGCCCGGCCGCACCTGACCACCGACCTGGTCACCGCCGCCGCCCGGGTGGCCACCGACGTACCCGCGCTGCTGGCCCGCCGGACCGACGCCCGCTCGGGGCTCGCCGTCACCTGGGGGCGGCTGGAGACCGGGCACGCGTGCAACGTCATCCCGCAGCACGCCGAACTGTCCGGAACTGTTCGCTGCCTGGACCTGGACGCCTGGCGGGAGGCGCCCGACCTCGTGCACACCGCCATCGACGAGGTGGCGGGCATGCACCGGGCCAAGACCGTGATCAATTACGTGCGCGGGGTGCCGCCCGTGGTGAACGACGCCGAGACGGTCGCCCTGCTCGACGCCGCGATGACCGAGCGGCGCGGTTCGTACGCGATCGAGGACACCGAGCAGAGCCTCGGGGGCGAGGACTTCTCCTGGTACCTGGAGCACGTGCCGGGCGCGATGGCGCGCCTCGGGGTGCGTACTCCGGGGGACACCCGCGGGCTCGACCTGCACCGGGGGAACTTCGACGTGGACGAGGAGGCGATCACCGTGGGTGTGGAGCTGTTCACGGCGGCCGCGCTGCTCGACGGCAACCGTTCGTGA
- a CDS encoding BMP family protein, translating to MRRITRIATVGVASAALALSATACGGKSSSDAGSDSKEAKTAIAYDIGGRGDQSFNDAAYAGLAKAEKELGVKGTEAEPSDGESDADKVQRLTELARAGNNPVIGVGFAYAPAIKKVAPKFPKITFGIIDDASVTGDNIANIVFNEEQGSYLAGVAAAKVTKTKTVGFIGGVETPLIKKFQAGYEQGVKDTDPSVKVQSQYLTQPPNFDGFSKPDLGKAAAQGQLDKKADVIYSAAGLAGSGAIEAVSKAGKWNIGVDSDQYQQKGLAAYKASILTSVTKDVEDSVFNLIKSVKDGKPETGEVRYGLDKDGVGLSMSNPAFTKMTEVIAAVDEAKKSIIDGKITVKTTP from the coding sequence TTGCGCCGGATCACCAGGATTGCCACCGTGGGCGTTGCGTCCGCAGCGCTTGCGCTCAGCGCCACCGCGTGTGGCGGAAAATCATCGTCGGACGCCGGGTCCGACTCCAAGGAAGCCAAGACGGCCATCGCGTACGACATCGGTGGCCGCGGCGACCAGTCGTTCAACGATGCTGCCTACGCCGGTCTTGCCAAGGCCGAGAAGGAACTCGGCGTCAAGGGCACCGAGGCGGAGCCCTCCGACGGTGAGTCGGATGCCGACAAGGTGCAGCGCCTCACGGAGCTGGCCCGTGCCGGCAACAATCCGGTGATCGGCGTCGGTTTCGCCTACGCGCCCGCCATCAAGAAGGTCGCGCCGAAGTTCCCGAAGATCACCTTCGGGATCATCGACGACGCCTCGGTGACCGGCGACAACATCGCCAACATCGTCTTCAACGAGGAGCAGGGCTCCTACCTCGCTGGTGTCGCCGCCGCCAAGGTCACCAAGACGAAGACGGTCGGCTTCATCGGTGGTGTCGAGACTCCGCTGATCAAGAAGTTCCAGGCCGGCTACGAGCAGGGTGTCAAGGACACCGACCCCTCGGTCAAGGTCCAGTCGCAGTACCTGACCCAGCCGCCGAACTTCGACGGCTTCTCCAAGCCCGACCTCGGCAAGGCCGCCGCCCAGGGCCAGCTCGACAAGAAGGCCGACGTGATCTACTCGGCGGCCGGTCTGGCCGGTTCCGGTGCGATCGAGGCTGTCTCCAAGGCCGGCAAGTGGAACATCGGCGTCGACTCCGACCAGTACCAGCAGAAGGGCCTCGCCGCCTACAAGGCGAGCATTCTGACCTCGGTCACCAAGGACGTCGAGGACTCGGTCTTCAACCTGATCAAGTCGGTCAAGGACGGCAAGCCGGAGACCGGCGAGGTCCGCTACGGCCTCGACAAGGATGGCGTCGGCCTCTCGATGTCCAACCCGGCCTTCACCAAGATGACCGAGGTCATCGCTGCTGTGGACGAGGCGAAGAAGAGCATCATCGACGGCAAGATCACCGTCAAGACCACCCCGTAA
- a CDS encoding helix-turn-helix domain-containing protein — protein sequence MQFREESSIGDRIARLRLRRKLAQERLAERAGVSVDVVRKLEQGVRNTARLTTLNALARALDVEPSVLGGQPTTFEVRGEQDQPSVLALRQAVSPLADLLGEEADPEEPPSLADLRAALRSTECIRRDGRISEIGALLPQLIKDARAAVRAHHGAEAAAAHAVLAEAYQIAATTLTALGKEDAAFTAMERAAEAARRGDDPHLETVGVSTLAWVLTRQGRLADAERIAVATAERVEPTFRSRPVELSLWGILLLRAATAAVRAGRHDTVRDLIGLAGAAAARIGTDRLDYATPFGPTNVGVAKVNFLVEMEENAEALSAARVVPDLRSLPPTWLARFHVDRAQACVELDRADGATQALLVAERIAPEWMRYHSTSRRLVADLRGRERRRTSPIAELAERINLDGQACD from the coding sequence GTGCAGTTCCGCGAAGAGTCCAGCATCGGAGACCGGATCGCTCGGCTGCGACTGCGCCGAAAGCTCGCCCAGGAACGGCTCGCCGAGCGGGCCGGTGTCTCGGTGGATGTCGTGCGCAAGCTTGAGCAAGGAGTGCGCAATACCGCCCGGCTCACGACTCTCAACGCCTTGGCCCGCGCCCTGGACGTGGAGCCGTCCGTGCTTGGCGGGCAGCCGACCACCTTCGAGGTGCGGGGCGAACAGGACCAGCCGTCCGTGCTCGCACTTCGACAGGCTGTCTCTCCGCTTGCTGATCTTCTCGGAGAGGAGGCCGACCCCGAGGAGCCGCCGTCTCTCGCGGATTTGCGTGCCGCCCTCCGTTCCACCGAATGCATCAGGCGCGACGGCCGGATCAGCGAGATCGGTGCGCTGCTGCCGCAGCTGATCAAGGACGCGCGTGCCGCCGTACGAGCTCACCATGGAGCCGAAGCCGCCGCCGCTCACGCTGTGCTCGCCGAGGCGTATCAGATCGCGGCGACCACACTGACGGCACTCGGCAAGGAGGACGCGGCGTTCACCGCCATGGAGCGGGCGGCCGAAGCGGCGCGGAGAGGGGATGACCCGCATCTGGAGACGGTCGGTGTCTCCACCCTTGCCTGGGTGCTGACCAGGCAGGGACGGCTGGCCGACGCGGAGCGGATCGCCGTCGCCACGGCCGAACGTGTGGAACCCACCTTCCGCTCACGGCCCGTCGAGCTGTCTCTCTGGGGCATCCTCCTGCTGCGCGCCGCGACCGCCGCCGTCCGCGCGGGTCGGCACGACACCGTGCGGGACCTGATCGGCCTTGCGGGCGCCGCCGCGGCCCGTATCGGTACGGACCGGCTCGACTACGCGACTCCGTTCGGTCCGACGAACGTGGGTGTGGCCAAGGTCAACTTCCTGGTGGAGATGGAGGAGAACGCCGAGGCGCTGAGCGCCGCGCGTGTCGTCCCCGATCTGCGGTCGCTGCCGCCCACCTGGCTCGCCCGCTTCCACGTGGACCGGGCGCAGGCCTGCGTGGAACTGGACAGGGCCGATGGGGCTACCCAGGCCCTGCTCGTGGCTGAGCGCATCGCGCCGGAGTGGATGCGGTACCACTCGACGAGCCGCCGGCTCGTCGCCGACCTGCGGGGCAGGGAACGACGCCGTACGTCCCCCATTGCGGAGCTTGCCGAGCGGATCAACCTCGACGGGCAGGCTTGCGACTAG